In Pseudanabaena sp. BC1403, the sequence TCGCGTGATTAAAGGGGATATCAAAAAACGTGAAGAAGCCAAGGAAATCTATGACCGCGCCCGCAAAGAAGGACGCACTGCGGGTTTGCTAGAACAGGAACGGGATAATATCTTCACGCAATCTCTTGCCAATATCAAACCAGGTGAACAAATCAAGGTGACGATTCGCTACACCGAAAGCCTGAAATTTGAGCAAGGCGATTATGAGTTTGTATTCCCAATGGTCGTGGGACCTCGCTATATTCCAGGAACAGCGATCGATCCAAAGGGAAATACTACTCAAGTCCCTGATGCCTCGCGAATTACTCCACCTGTTCTGAAACCTGAAACGAGATCGGGCAATGATATTACCGTGAGCTTGCAAATTGATGCAGGCGTTCCCATTCGCAATCTTTACTCCACTTCCCATCGCATTGATGTTCAGAATAATGGCGAAACCATGCAACTAAAATTAGCGGCTGGCGATAACATTCCTAACAAAGACTTGATTGTGCGTTACAAAATCAGTAGCGATCGCACTCAGCCCACGATCCTCACAACCACAACCGACCAAGGCTCACACTTTGCAACTTATCTGATTCCTGCGATCGCCTATCGTGCCGATCAAATTGTACCCAAGGACGTTGTGTTTTTAATGGATACATCAGGTTCCCAATCTGGCGATCCGATTATCAAATCAAGGGAACTGATGCGTCGCTTTATCAATGGATTGAATCCAAACGACACCTTCACAATTATTGATTTTTCTAGCACCACTCGCCAGCTTTCTAGCTATCCTCTCCAAAATACTGCGGCAAATCGTCAAAAGGCGATGAACTATATCGATCAAGTTGATGCTAATGGAGGTACAGAATTAATGAATGGCATCAATGCTGTAACTAACTTCCCTTCATCATCTAATGGACGTATTCGCAGCGTGGTACTAATTACCGATGGTTATATTGGCAACGACAATGAAGTAATCGCTGCCGTTCAGAAAAATCTTAAACCTGGTAACCGTCTCTATAGCTTCGGTGTTGGTAGTTCCGTTAATCGCTACTTGCTAGAGCGTGTTGCCGAAATGGGGCGTGGTACATCGCGAGTCGTGCGTCAAGATGAACCAACGCAGGAAGTTGCCGAGAAGTTCTTCCGTCAAATCAATAATCCTGTTCTCACTAATATTCAAGTGAAATGGGAAGGTGATGGCGCGGCTCCCGAAATCTATCCTAGCAATGCTCCTGACCTATTTGCGGAGCAGCCTCTAGTATTATTTGGCAAAAAGGGCGATCGCATTAACGGCAAACTCAAAATCACTGGTATCGCCGCTGGTGGTGAGCGTTACGAGCAAACCCTTGATGTGAATTTTGAGAAGGACAATAGTAATCTCGGTATTGCCCAACTATGGGGACGCGCCCACATTAAAGATTTAATGAATCAGATGTTTGGCGGCGAAGTCAAATCTTTAGTTGATGCAGTGACTCAAACTGCTCTCAACTATCGCTTGCTCTCTCAATACACTGCCTTTGTTGCGGTGAGTGAAGAAGTGCGAGTCAATCCTGACGGCGGTAAGGTTACAGTAAATGTTCCAGTAGAAATGCCTCAGGGCGTAACTTTTGGCGTAACCTCAGGCGAGATCGCCGATAGTCGAAGCCTCAAGCCCGCTGCCCCAAGCCCAACGACTATGCCTTCTCAGCTATATAATTCGCGAGTCAGAGTACAAGGCGGTACTACTTTTACTGGCAAGGATCAGCTTAACATTAGGCTCAGCCCTAAGGTTGATAGCGAAAACACTCCTGCCGAACCATCAAAAGTAAGTCAACAATCTACTGTATCAAAAGTCCAAATCGTGAGTATCTTAGGGATTGCGGGTGTTGATATTAGTATTGTCCAACAAGCGATCGCGCAACAGTTGCAGTCAATCAGCGTTCCTACTGGATTCAATGGCACTGTAATCTTGGAGATTCCAATTCAAAATGGCAGATTGACAAGATTCGTACTAGATGATGTGGCTTCGACGCTGAAGGATAAGACAATTGTGGATTTGATCAAGCGATCGCTACAAAATGTTGTCCTCCCATCAACAGCAACAGGTACTATTCGTTTGACATTGAATGTAAATTGACAACTGATTTTATTTGAAGTGCTTTGCGATCAAACCTGAACCACAATAATTTTTTATTGTGGTTTGTTTGATCGGAAATAGCTGTATTTTTAGCGTTGCATAATCAAATTAGGCTAATCAGTGGTTTGGTGGCATTGATGTAAATGAAGCGATCGCTTATTTTCTCTTTTCACTACTGTGAATCCCGCTCTATCGGTTTAAACTCAATTTAAGAGTAGAATTATAATTGCAAATTCTCTTAAAAATCTACAACACGAAACAATTCAAGTTTACAAAAAACTAGGAGTGTCAATGAGTTTAACTCGCAGTATACTTACAATCTTGCTGATCGCCTTTGGAGCTATATTATTTGTTCTATCCATATGGATCTTTGTTACATCTCCAAATGCAGCATTTATGGCATTCCTGATTGGTTCTAGCGGATTGATTTTAGGTTACATCGGATGGCTTT encodes:
- a CDS encoding VIT domain-containing protein, which translates into the protein MKSIKPIYIALPAAIILAGAIAHRTLAQSSPIAKTPQNPSTMVRTGILEPVSDRTPRAETNKDRPVGGLYVQTTDRKQQAFTLTNTDVKGKISGNISRVEVTQTFQNPYDKPLEAIYVFPLPDQAAVDDMEIKIGDRVIKGDIKKREEAKEIYDRARKEGRTAGLLEQERDNIFTQSLANIKPGEQIKVTIRYTESLKFEQGDYEFVFPMVVGPRYIPGTAIDPKGNTTQVPDASRITPPVLKPETRSGNDITVSLQIDAGVPIRNLYSTSHRIDVQNNGETMQLKLAAGDNIPNKDLIVRYKISSDRTQPTILTTTTDQGSHFATYLIPAIAYRADQIVPKDVVFLMDTSGSQSGDPIIKSRELMRRFINGLNPNDTFTIIDFSSTTRQLSSYPLQNTAANRQKAMNYIDQVDANGGTELMNGINAVTNFPSSSNGRIRSVVLITDGYIGNDNEVIAAVQKNLKPGNRLYSFGVGSSVNRYLLERVAEMGRGTSRVVRQDEPTQEVAEKFFRQINNPVLTNIQVKWEGDGAAPEIYPSNAPDLFAEQPLVLFGKKGDRINGKLKITGIAAGGERYEQTLDVNFEKDNSNLGIAQLWGRAHIKDLMNQMFGGEVKSLVDAVTQTALNYRLLSQYTAFVAVSEEVRVNPDGGKVTVNVPVEMPQGVTFGVTSGEIADSRSLKPAAPSPTTMPSQLYNSRVRVQGGTTFTGKDQLNIRLSPKVDSENTPAEPSKVSQQSTVSKVQIVSILGIAGVDISIVQQAIAQQLQSISVPTGFNGTVILEIPIQNGRLTRFVLDDVASTLKDKTIVDLIKRSLQNVVLPSTATGTIRLTLNVN